A genomic region of Methanosarcina thermophila TM-1 contains the following coding sequences:
- a CDS encoding RNA ligase partner protein, translating to MLKQRFVLDTTALTDLQTREVMGYTSLCEGMKAILDLIANVRLQFGISCYVPYPSVYKEMYEFASHNGCDREVMAKIDTWLVKKSPDRYRVSVTSQIFHEYVTYMRERINRGMGVAEDAIWEAATECLFMENPQNKKKEYKEEVEREVIGGIIGKFRNKYRAALRYGILDSAPDIDVLILAKELDAAVIASDYGIEKWAEQLGVRFVPANTFPMMMKEYLKHLPETGSEPESGSQNKSKKGSSEELEFI from the coding sequence ATGCTCAAACAGAGATTTGTGCTGGATACTACAGCATTGACGGATCTGCAGACGCGTGAGGTTATGGGTTATACTTCCCTTTGTGAGGGAATGAAGGCAATCCTTGACCTGATAGCCAATGTTCGCCTGCAGTTCGGGATAAGCTGTTACGTGCCCTATCCGTCAGTGTATAAAGAGATGTATGAATTCGCAAGCCACAATGGCTGTGACAGGGAAGTTATGGCAAAAATAGATACCTGGCTTGTGAAAAAATCTCCTGATCGATACAGGGTTAGTGTAACTTCTCAGATTTTCCATGAATATGTTACTTATATGCGGGAAAGGATCAACCGGGGCATGGGAGTTGCGGAAGATGCGATATGGGAAGCCGCTACTGAGTGCCTCTTCATGGAAAATCCGCAAAATAAGAAAAAAGAGTATAAGGAAGAAGTTGAGAGGGAAGTAATCGGGGGGATAATTGGCAAATTCCGGAATAAATATCGTGCTGCCCTGAGATATGGGATTCTTGATAGTGCTCCTGATATTGATGTTCTCATCCTTGCCAAGGAGCTTGACGCCGCAGTTATTGCAAGTGATTATGGGATTGAGAAGTGGGCTGAGCAGCTTGGAGTACGTTTTGTGCCTGCAAATACTTTCCCCATGATGATGAAAGAGTACCTGAAACATCTTCCGGAAACCGGAAGTGAACCCGAATCCGGAAGCCAGAACAAAAGCAAAAAAGGATCATCTGAAGAACTGGAATTCATTTAA
- a CDS encoding methionine adenosyltransferase: protein MRNIVVEELKAPEVYRQRVEVVERKGLGHPDYICDAVMEQISVNLSQKYLETFGTILHYNIDKGMLVAGEVEGKLGGGRVVSPMRLIIGDRATFEFQGIEIDVPELAISTAKQWIQDNLRFVDPENLIYQVELKKGSAELTDIFIRGGEILGANDTSAAVGYAPLSPTERLVFECERYLNSKKFKKEYPESGEDVKVMGLRHKEDIHLTVAMPLVDRFVESENEYFKKKIELHERIEEFAAEFAEKARAEFEGCMCLKPTASLNTLDVPGRGLQGIYTTVTGTSAEDADGGQVGRGNRVNGVIPLNRPVSSEAAAGKNPVSHIGKVYNLLSHRIAAQIYKEVPDVSEVYVWLLSEIGTPIDQPQIATAQLIMKKGSASEVEKEVAEVMEKELENIRDFSMELVAGKCPIC from the coding sequence TTGAGGAATATAGTCGTAGAAGAATTAAAAGCGCCTGAGGTTTACCGCCAGAGAGTTGAAGTTGTTGAAAGAAAGGGGCTAGGGCATCCGGATTATATCTGCGATGCAGTTATGGAACAAATATCAGTGAACTTGAGCCAGAAATACCTTGAGACTTTTGGGACTATTCTGCACTATAACATTGACAAAGGTATGCTTGTTGCAGGAGAAGTGGAAGGGAAATTAGGAGGAGGCAGAGTAGTAAGCCCTATGAGGCTTATCATCGGGGACAGGGCGACTTTTGAATTTCAGGGAATAGAGATTGACGTTCCCGAGCTTGCGATCAGTACAGCGAAGCAATGGATTCAGGATAACCTCCGGTTTGTGGATCCTGAGAATCTTATCTATCAGGTAGAGTTAAAAAAAGGTTCTGCAGAACTTACAGATATATTTATCAGAGGAGGGGAAATTCTCGGGGCAAACGACACATCCGCAGCAGTCGGATATGCACCATTGAGCCCTACTGAAAGGCTTGTTTTTGAATGTGAGAGATACCTGAACTCGAAGAAGTTCAAAAAAGAGTATCCGGAATCCGGAGAAGATGTAAAAGTTATGGGACTCAGGCATAAGGAAGACATACATCTGACTGTTGCGATGCCGCTGGTGGACAGGTTTGTTGAATCCGAAAATGAGTATTTTAAGAAGAAAATCGAACTTCACGAGCGGATAGAAGAGTTTGCTGCCGAGTTTGCAGAGAAAGCAAGAGCTGAATTTGAAGGCTGTATGTGCCTGAAGCCGACAGCTTCCCTGAACACTCTGGATGTTCCGGGCAGGGGGCTGCAGGGAATTTATACCACTGTAACTGGCACTTCTGCAGAAGATGCGGACGGCGGGCAGGTTGGACGCGGAAACCGAGTAAACGGAGTAATTCCCCTGAACCGTCCTGTTAGCAGCGAAGCCGCAGCAGGCAAAAATCCTGTGAGCCATATAGGAAAAGTTTACAACCTGCTTTCCCACAGGATTGCAGCCCAGATCTATAAAGAAGTGCCTGATGTTTCCGAAGTTTATGTCTGGCTTTTAAGCGAAATCGGGACTCCAATAGATCAGCCCCAGATCGCCACTGCCCAGCTGATAATGAAGAAAGGATCTGCAAGCGAAGTAGAAAAGGAAGTAGCCGAAGTAATGGAAAAAGAGCTTGAGAATATACGGGATTTTTCAATGGAACTGGTCGCAGGAAAATGTCCAATCTGCTGA
- a CDS encoding geranylgeranylglycerol-phosphate geranylgeranyltransferase, whose translation MSAGIRTYLELMRYENCLMAGFAAVIGTLIAFNILISEAPGSYSPEDFPFFYSCLVFLVVFLVSGAGNTINDYFDVRIDSINRPERPIPSGRATLKEALYFSYTLFALGTLLAFWINLICGFIALFNSLLLIFYAKTLKGTPLLGNLSIGYLTGSTFLFGASVFGFEGLDVLFVLFLLAALGITAREIVKDIEDIEGDKIEGADTLPIRVGAKKAGYLAVFIGLLAVLLSPLPYFMQILGVRYLYLVLLADMGFLAAIYQLLIRNNPTKSSRMFKIAMFFALIAFIAGV comes from the coding sequence ATGTCTGCAGGCATACGCACATATCTGGAACTTATGAGATACGAAAACTGCCTGATGGCGGGTTTTGCAGCCGTAATCGGAACACTGATCGCTTTTAATATCCTTATCTCTGAAGCCCCAGGATCTTATAGCCCTGAAGATTTTCCTTTTTTTTATTCTTGCCTTGTATTCCTAGTCGTATTCTTAGTCTCAGGTGCAGGAAATACCATTAATGATTATTTTGACGTGAGGATAGATTCGATAAATCGCCCTGAGAGACCTATCCCCTCAGGTCGGGCAACGTTAAAAGAAGCTCTCTATTTTTCTTACACTCTGTTTGCCCTTGGCACACTCCTAGCTTTCTGGATTAACTTAATCTGCGGATTTATTGCCCTGTTTAATTCCCTGCTGCTAATCTTCTATGCAAAAACTCTCAAAGGCACTCCTCTTTTAGGAAATCTGAGCATAGGCTATCTCACCGGGTCAACCTTCCTGTTCGGAGCTTCAGTTTTCGGGTTTGAAGGACTGGACGTGCTTTTCGTACTCTTCCTGCTAGCAGCCCTCGGGATTACTGCCAGAGAGATTGTAAAGGATATTGAGGACATTGAAGGGGACAAGATCGAAGGGGCAGACACCCTGCCTATCAGGGTCGGGGCAAAAAAGGCAGGTTACCTTGCAGTATTTATAGGACTCCTTGCCGTGCTTTTAAGCCCTCTTCCTTACTTTATGCAGATTCTTGGCGTACGTTATCTTTATCTTGTCCTTCTGGCAGATATGGGATTTCTCGCAGCCATCTACCAGTTACTTATCAGGAACAATCCTACAAAGTCCTCAAGAATGTTCAAGATAGCTATGTTCTTTGCTCTCATTGCTTTTATTGCCGGGGTATAA
- a CDS encoding PGF-pre-PGF domain-containing protein, producing MASAIDQDPGNDGSDTAGPNLNEENPRDGTSNEESPNEENPNEENPNEENPNEENPNEENPNEENPNEESPNEENPNEENPNEENPNEENPNEENPNEENPNEENPNEENPNEENPNEESPNEENPNEENPNEENPNEESPNEESPNEENPNEENPNEESPNEENPNERSPNKKSPNERSPNKKSPNKQNPNTKNPNTVTLDNRENKEDNNSNSSSDSSSPTNNSSSSGSSSSSGWGMNLVSSEDASNIAAKELATRSVISGYPVKFDFVEGVTCVTYIKFDPKKTFRRTTTVVEELKNKSTLVPTTPQGKVYKHVNVWVGDKGAGLPTSIRNGLIEFKVEKSWIKDENINETLITLQRYDEDWQPLYTEKVREDKNYVYFEAETPGYSFFAITEYEGSGEIQGANKIPLRSIGSEGRAAMSGNAGGDSRIKDPMGAARIFMAISLPLFMIIAGYCVLKKKI from the coding sequence ATGGCATCTGCTATAGATCAGGATCCCGGAAATGATGGAAGTGATACAGCAGGTCCCAATCTGAATGAGGAAAATCCGAGAGATGGAACTTCGAATGAGGAAAGCCCAAATGAGGAGAATCCAAATGAGGAGAATCCAAATGAGGAGAATCCAAATGAGGAGAATCCAAATGAGGAGAATCCAAATGAGGAGAATCCAAATGAGGAAAGCCCAAATGAGGAGAATCCAAATGAGGAGAATCCAAATGAGGAGAATCCAAATGAGGAGAATCCAAATGAGGAGAATCCAAATGAGGAGAATCCAAATGAGGAGAATCCAAATGAGGAGAATCCAAATGAGGAGAATCCAAATGAGGAAAGCCCAAATGAGGAGAATCCAAATGAGGAGAATCCAAATGAGGAGAATCCAAATGAGGAAAGCCCAAATGAGGAAAGCCCAAATGAGGAGAATCCAAATGAGGAGAATCCAAATGAGGAAAGCCCAAATGAGGAGAATCCAAATGAGAGAAGTCCAAATAAAAAGAGTCCAAATGAGAGAAGTCCAAATAAAAAGAGTCCAAATAAACAAAATCCAAACACCAAAAATCCTAATACTGTAACTTTAGATAACAGGGAAAATAAAGAAGATAATAATTCCAATTCTTCTTCCGATAGTTCATCCCCTACTAACAATTCATCCTCTTCTGGCAGTTCGTCCTCTAGCGGTTGGGGAATGAACCTTGTTTCTAGTGAGGATGCGAGCAATATTGCCGCCAAGGAACTTGCTACCAGAAGCGTTATAAGTGGTTACCCTGTCAAATTTGATTTTGTAGAAGGTGTTACATGCGTTACCTACATCAAATTTGATCCGAAGAAGACTTTCAGGAGAACAACAACAGTTGTAGAAGAACTTAAAAACAAATCCACTCTTGTCCCGACAACTCCTCAAGGCAAGGTCTATAAGCATGTAAATGTCTGGGTAGGAGATAAGGGAGCAGGACTTCCCACTTCCATTAGAAACGGACTTATAGAGTTTAAGGTTGAAAAATCGTGGATTAAGGATGAGAATATTAATGAGACTCTGATAACTCTTCAAAGGTACGACGAAGATTGGCAGCCCCTTTATACTGAAAAAGTCAGAGAAGACAAGAATTACGTTTACTTTGAAGCGGAAACCCCTGGCTATTCTTTCTTTGCAATAACGGAATACGAAGGAAGTGGAGAAATCCAGGGCGCAAATAAGATACCCCTGAGAAGCATTGGAAGCGAAGGAAGGGCAGCTATGAGCGGAAACGCGGGAGGAGATAGTAGAATCAAGGATCCGATGGGAGCAGCCAGGATATTTATGGCAATTTCCTTACCGCTTTTCATGATTATTGCCGGGTACTGCGTGTTAAAGAAAAAGATCTGA
- the nadA gene encoding quinolinate synthase NadA, producing MQQAELIERIKELKLKRNAVILAHYYARPEVQDIADFVGDSLGLSQEAVRQTADIIVFCGVHFMGESAAILCPDKTVLLPEIDATCPMADMVDIEGLRREKEKHPNALVVCYVNSSAAIKAESYICCTSANAVEVVNSLDVDEIIFVPDKNLAAYVEARTDKKIIPWEGHCPTHHQILREDVLRMKEKHPEAKFIAHPECRPEVLELADHIASTRGMIMYAKNSPAKEFIIGTECGLLHGIHKAAPEKKYYCISEFTCCPSMKMINLEKVLISLEKIQHIVTVPYDVRIRAKKALDRMLAVKIR from the coding sequence ATGCAGCAAGCAGAGCTTATTGAAAGGATCAAAGAACTCAAATTAAAACGAAATGCAGTTATTCTTGCTCATTACTATGCCCGTCCTGAGGTTCAGGATATTGCAGATTTTGTCGGAGACTCTCTTGGTCTGAGCCAGGAGGCTGTCCGTCAGACTGCTGATATTATTGTTTTTTGCGGTGTTCATTTCATGGGAGAAAGCGCTGCAATTCTCTGTCCTGACAAAACTGTCCTTTTGCCGGAAATCGATGCCACCTGCCCTATGGCAGACATGGTGGATATTGAAGGTCTCAGGCGAGAAAAGGAAAAGCATCCCAATGCCCTGGTTGTTTGCTATGTTAATAGTTCGGCTGCCATCAAGGCTGAATCTTACATCTGTTGTACATCGGCTAATGCCGTTGAGGTAGTAAATTCACTGGATGTCGATGAAATTATCTTTGTGCCTGATAAAAACCTGGCTGCCTACGTTGAAGCTAGGACTGACAAAAAAATCATTCCCTGGGAAGGACACTGCCCCACTCACCACCAGATCCTGAGAGAGGACGTCCTTAGAATGAAGGAAAAGCATCCTGAAGCTAAGTTTATTGCACATCCCGAGTGCCGCCCTGAGGTTCTGGAGCTTGCAGACCACATAGCAAGCACACGAGGGATGATTATGTATGCAAAGAACTCTCCTGCAAAGGAGTTTATTATAGGTACGGAGTGTGGACTTCTCCACGGTATCCATAAAGCAGCCCCTGAAAAGAAATATTATTGCATTTCCGAATTCACCTGCTGCCCGAGCATGAAAATGATCAATCTTGAGAAAGTCCTGATCTCCCTTGAAAAAATCCAGCATATAGTGACCGTTCCTTATGACGTCAGGATCAGGGCAAAAAAAGCGCTTGACCGTATGCTTGCAGTAAAAATCCGATAA
- a CDS encoding aspartate dehydrogenase yields the protein MLKIGVIGCGFIGGQICRAIDSGAFDAELYALFDSSQSKALKLTASLKRYSPAYMRIEELLQSVDLVIESASQNAVRLIVPQALEAGRDVMVLSVGALADEELREKLFRLAEQNNCKLYFPSGAIVGIDGINSASASEISSVTLTTRKPPLNLAGAPHIEALGIELEKIEKETLLFEGPASEAVKAFPANVNVAATISLAGIGFDRTKVKVVADPSLSRNVHEITVEGKFGKFFTRVENVPSPENPKTSYLAALSAISTLKKILSPVQIGT from the coding sequence ATGCTGAAAATAGGAGTTATTGGTTGCGGATTTATTGGCGGACAGATTTGCAGAGCTATTGATAGCGGGGCTTTTGATGCGGAGCTGTATGCTCTTTTTGACTCTTCTCAGAGCAAAGCCCTTAAACTTACAGCCTCCCTGAAAAGGTACAGCCCTGCATATATGAGAATTGAGGAGTTACTGCAAAGCGTAGACCTTGTTATTGAAAGTGCCTCTCAAAACGCTGTCAGACTTATAGTACCTCAGGCTCTTGAAGCAGGGCGTGATGTAATGGTACTCAGTGTAGGTGCGCTTGCGGATGAAGAACTCCGGGAAAAACTCTTCAGGCTTGCAGAACAGAACAATTGCAAGCTGTATTTCCCTTCAGGAGCAATCGTGGGTATAGATGGAATAAATTCCGCCTCGGCTTCCGAAATTTCCTCAGTTACCCTTACTACCCGAAAACCGCCTCTGAACCTTGCAGGAGCCCCACACATTGAAGCCCTTGGAATTGAGCTTGAAAAGATCGAAAAAGAAACCCTGCTTTTCGAAGGGCCTGCGTCAGAAGCGGTCAAAGCCTTTCCTGCAAACGTAAATGTTGCAGCTACGATAAGCCTTGCAGGTATAGGCTTTGACCGGACGAAAGTAAAAGTAGTAGCCGACCCTTCCCTTTCCAGAAACGTGCATGAGATAACCGTAGAAGGCAAATTCGGCAAATTTTTCACCAGAGTCGAAAATGTTCCCTCCCCTGAGAACCCGAAAACAAGTTACCTTGCAGCCCTCTCTGCAATCTCCACCCTGAAGAAAATCCTGAGCCCGGTCCAGATAGGTACCTGA
- the nadC gene encoding carboxylating nicotinate-nucleotide diphosphorylase — MLIKEVERFIEEDLGYDDVSCTIVPDKPVEAIIFTKEACVIAGIKEAESIFCYLGVQDETTLKDGDHVKEGDIIFRLKGGAVSILRAERLVLNFLGHLSGIATLTRACVDIVRKHSETTRVACTRKTTPGIRKFEKLAVAAGGGDTHRFNLSDSVMIKDNHVKLMGIEAAINAAKKTSFTRKIEVEVESAEDAVLAAKLGADIIMLDNMQPEAVRETLEILKEKGLRDSVIVEASGGISLENLENYAKTGVDVISMGSLIHKSRWIDLSLEIMS; from the coding sequence ATGCTTATTAAAGAAGTTGAAAGATTTATAGAAGAAGATCTAGGATACGATGATGTCTCGTGCACTATTGTACCTGACAAACCTGTAGAAGCCATTATTTTTACGAAAGAAGCCTGTGTTATTGCCGGAATTAAAGAAGCCGAATCAATTTTTTGCTATCTTGGAGTTCAGGATGAGACGACGCTTAAAGATGGAGACCATGTCAAAGAAGGCGATATAATTTTCAGGCTAAAGGGAGGAGCTGTATCTATCCTTAGAGCAGAAAGGCTTGTCCTGAATTTCCTTGGCCACCTCAGCGGGATTGCAACCCTTACCCGAGCATGCGTGGATATAGTAAGGAAGCATTCTGAGACCACAAGGGTGGCATGCACCAGAAAAACCACTCCAGGCATAAGGAAATTCGAAAAACTGGCTGTGGCTGCGGGTGGAGGAGACACCCACAGGTTCAACCTTTCTGATTCGGTTATGATTAAGGATAACCATGTCAAGCTGATGGGAATAGAAGCTGCAATTAATGCTGCGAAAAAAACCAGCTTCACCCGGAAAATAGAAGTTGAGGTGGAGTCTGCAGAAGATGCCGTGCTCGCTGCAAAACTCGGAGCTGATATTATAATGCTGGATAACATGCAGCCCGAAGCCGTCAGGGAAACACTGGAAATCCTTAAAGAAAAAGGACTTAGAGACTCAGTTATTGTGGAAGCATCCGGAGGGATTTCCCTGGAAAACCTTGAAAATTATGCAAAAACGGGAGTGGATGTAATATCTATGGGTTCTCTTATCCATAAGTCCAGATGGATAGATCTCAGCCTGGAAATAATGAGTTAA
- a CDS encoding BatD family protein, with translation MKLKKIHTTLLLAFFILLGSGSTASAKTAIYEGDIKEGQAYQLNNYIIEFTDIFPEANTASYYVYEKDKEVKDGLLGVNKTANFSFEEKGKVEMRLKSVHGGRVATVVITLSNYNPGDLYINKLLENGRSEAVFAGDPEVVITKSIDKSKIKLGETVTVTVKAKNIGNDTANNITFIDPKQEHFVLEETIYEVPSTIPKMEHGESVPETLVYIYKLKATAAGTFDLKAVNASYTNSIGQIYQISSNIPSITVSEGNKLHANVEARMNVDSLSVERNEKIASSIILRNTGNAPAQAVRVDIHLPESFEYVGGEEGIESIGGTPRIYIETLEPNNDKEFTYTLRAKEVGIYNISSRLSYEYNNGIEAQNQKVNNNSTTLNINVKEGKFDFLIKSPLYIVVSTIILAAVGIHIYRKHKEYRY, from the coding sequence GTGAAACTGAAAAAGATTCATACAACTTTGTTACTTGCGTTTTTCATTCTGCTGGGATCTGGCAGCACAGCATCGGCAAAAACTGCAATATATGAAGGTGACATTAAGGAAGGGCAGGCATACCAGCTTAATAATTACATAATCGAATTTACTGATATTTTTCCAGAAGCCAATACAGCCTCATACTATGTTTATGAGAAAGATAAAGAAGTAAAGGACGGCTTGCTGGGTGTAAACAAGACTGCCAATTTTAGTTTTGAGGAAAAGGGCAAAGTCGAGATGCGTCTTAAGTCGGTGCATGGCGGGAGAGTTGCCACGGTTGTGATTACGCTGTCAAACTACAATCCAGGAGACCTTTATATAAACAAACTTCTTGAAAATGGGCGATCTGAAGCAGTTTTTGCAGGTGACCCTGAAGTCGTGATAACAAAAAGCATAGATAAATCGAAAATCAAACTCGGAGAAACTGTAACTGTTACGGTAAAGGCAAAGAATATCGGAAACGATACTGCAAATAACATCACGTTTATAGACCCGAAGCAAGAACACTTTGTCCTTGAAGAAACCATATATGAAGTCCCAAGTACGATTCCTAAAATGGAGCATGGGGAATCAGTCCCTGAAACGCTCGTTTATATATATAAATTAAAGGCAACCGCTGCGGGAACTTTTGACCTCAAAGCTGTTAATGCGAGCTACACCAATAGTATCGGGCAGATCTACCAGATATCTTCTAACATACCTTCCATAACTGTGAGTGAAGGAAACAAATTGCATGCAAACGTGGAAGCCAGAATGAACGTTGACAGCTTATCCGTAGAAAGGAATGAAAAAATAGCCTCGAGCATTATCCTGAGAAACACAGGTAATGCTCCTGCACAGGCTGTCCGGGTTGATATCCATCTTCCTGAAAGCTTTGAATATGTGGGAGGGGAAGAAGGCATCGAGTCCATCGGTGGAACCCCCAGGATATACATTGAAACCCTGGAACCAAATAATGATAAAGAATTCACATACACTTTAAGGGCAAAAGAAGTGGGAATCTATAACATAAGTTCCAGGCTTTCTTATGAATATAATAACGGCATAGAGGCACAGAATCAAAAGGTGAATAATAATTCAACCACTTTGAATATAAATGTGAAAGAAGGAAAGTTCGATTTTTTAATTAAAAGTCCGCTGTATATTGTAGTTTCTACCATTATTCTGGCAGCTGTGGGTATCCATATATATAGAAAGCATAAAGAATATCGATATTAG
- a CDS encoding FtsZ/tubulin family protein, with protein MLNILIIGNGQCGNRILDAINRRALGGGKNCSRLARFYSRQKFKSHVETLALNTAINDLKEMKFTKAKDRIHIEHLHGVGANRNIGKQVFGEKKERIMRQIEERGNFDIAFVITSASGGTGSSFTPLLVKEMKNRYNYPVYCLVVLPFREEGTLYLQNTAFSIREIRQSGTDGIILADNQYLKNIGGSIQEAYNGINDMIAERILFLLDALDSEMMMVTDLGDFKSVMSGGAGLATMGFFKSDKETSIKTAIQSTLSPAGLLFSTDVYKEASRAMIIIKGDRKYLNVDDISDEIEKLSRAIGHVFKGIIVRSGEYPQVLSVLTLESAHEMEKLYNIAIQAIQQEKEKKQRVEKESELDKTFSMIEGLEPEY; from the coding sequence TTGCTTAATATACTGATAATAGGAAATGGGCAGTGTGGGAACAGAATTCTTGATGCTATTAACCGGCGTGCTCTGGGAGGGGGGAAAAACTGCAGCAGACTTGCCAGGTTTTATTCCAGGCAGAAATTTAAGAGCCACGTTGAGACTCTTGCACTGAACACTGCAATTAACGATCTCAAGGAAATGAAATTTACGAAAGCAAAAGATAGAATCCATATCGAGCATCTGCATGGGGTTGGTGCAAACCGGAATATCGGAAAACAGGTTTTTGGAGAAAAAAAAGAGAGAATAATGCGGCAGATCGAGGAAAGGGGAAATTTTGATATTGCTTTCGTGATAACCTCGGCATCAGGAGGAACAGGTTCTTCTTTTACCCCTCTGCTCGTAAAAGAAATGAAGAATAGGTATAACTATCCTGTTTATTGCCTTGTTGTGCTTCCTTTCAGGGAGGAAGGAACGCTTTATCTTCAGAACACTGCTTTTTCAATCCGGGAAATCCGCCAGAGCGGAACAGATGGGATAATCCTTGCAGATAACCAGTACCTTAAAAACATTGGAGGAAGCATTCAGGAAGCCTATAACGGCATTAACGACATGATTGCCGAACGCATTCTTTTCTTGCTCGATGCCCTTGATAGTGAAATGATGATGGTAACTGACCTTGGGGACTTTAAATCTGTTATGAGCGGGGGAGCAGGTCTTGCAACAATGGGCTTTTTTAAATCAGACAAGGAAACATCTATAAAAACTGCAATCCAGAGTACCCTCTCTCCAGCTGGACTTCTCTTTTCCACAGATGTATATAAGGAAGCAAGCCGTGCAATGATCATTATAAAAGGCGACCGCAAGTACCTGAACGTAGATGATATCTCAGATGAAATCGAAAAACTATCCAGAGCCATAGGGCATGTCTTTAAGGGAATAATCGTACGTAGTGGAGAGTATCCCCAGGTTCTGTCCGTACTCACTCTGGAGTCAGCTCATGAGATGGAAAAACTGTATAATATAGCCATCCAGGCGATTCAGCAGGAAAAGGAGAAAAAACAGAGGGTAGAAAAAGAATCCGAACTGGATAAAACATTTTCCATGATCGAGGGACTGGAACCTGAATACTGA
- a CDS encoding iron ABC transporter substrate-binding protein, with product MKVGYSIKLNKIILVGILIAALVISSGCAEDSTSADNSEVPAPAEASGAVDANEGVESAELTLTDGFGREVTIPGNVEKVVCSGSGCLRYLVYLQAEDYVVGVDSMEKKVNEIEGRPYFLANPQLKDYPLIGEFRGKDDPEKLIEVNPQIILKSSTTGQASTQAAAEADTLQSKTGIPVISFPYGSLNNEEQKAEMYSSLRIMGEAVGKQERAEEVIAYIEATMQDLESRTADIPKSERKTVYVGGVSMSGAHGIVSTEPAYAPFLWVNADNVAAGMGTEHADIAKEALVDWDPEYIFIDVGTLQLGNEGAVGELKSDASLKGLSAVKNGKVYGVIPYNFYSTNYESVLANAYFIGKVLYPDRFEDIDPEAKADEIYTFFVGKPVFSDLNEQYDNLGFKQIPL from the coding sequence ATGAAAGTGGGATATAGTATTAAATTAAATAAAATTATCCTAGTTGGAATACTCATTGCTGCCCTAGTTATTAGTTCGGGATGTGCTGAGGATTCTACTTCGGCTGATAATTCTGAAGTACCGGCTCCGGCGGAAGCTTCAGGAGCTGTAGATGCCAATGAAGGAGTTGAATCAGCAGAGCTTACACTCACGGATGGGTTTGGCAGAGAAGTGACCATACCCGGGAACGTGGAAAAGGTTGTTTGCTCGGGATCCGGCTGTCTGCGCTACCTTGTATACCTCCAGGCTGAGGATTATGTAGTAGGAGTCGATAGCATGGAGAAAAAGGTAAATGAGATTGAAGGCCGCCCCTATTTCCTTGCAAATCCGCAGCTCAAAGACTATCCCCTGATTGGTGAGTTCAGAGGCAAGGATGATCCTGAGAAGCTCATTGAGGTTAACCCCCAGATTATCTTGAAAAGCAGCACAACTGGCCAGGCATCGACACAGGCTGCTGCTGAAGCTGACACCCTTCAGAGTAAAACCGGTATCCCTGTTATCTCATTCCCTTACGGGTCTTTGAACAATGAGGAGCAAAAAGCCGAAATGTATAGTTCTCTCAGGATTATGGGCGAGGCTGTAGGCAAACAGGAGAGAGCAGAAGAGGTAATTGCTTATATCGAGGCTACCATGCAGGATCTTGAAAGCAGGACTGCGGACATTCCGAAATCCGAACGAAAGACGGTCTATGTTGGTGGAGTAAGTATGTCAGGAGCTCACGGAATAGTCTCCACAGAGCCTGCTTACGCGCCGTTCCTCTGGGTAAATGCAGATAATGTCGCAGCCGGCATGGGCACAGAACATGCGGATATTGCTAAAGAGGCTCTTGTAGACTGGGATCCAGAGTATATATTTATTGATGTTGGCACCCTCCAGCTCGGTAATGAAGGTGCAGTTGGAGAACTCAAGAGTGATGCGTCACTTAAAGGGCTTTCGGCAGTAAAGAACGGCAAAGTGTATGGAGTAATCCCCTATAACTTCTACAGCACCAACTATGAGTCCGTGCTGGCAAATGCTTATTTTATTGGAAAAGTGCTCTATCCGGACAGGTTTGAAGATATCGATCCTGAGGCAAAGGCTGACGAGATATACACTTTCTTTGTTGGCAAACCCGTATTTTCGGACCTTAACGAACAGTACGACAATTTAGGGTTCAAACAGATTCCGCTATGA